Within Longimicrobium sp., the genomic segment TCCGCCCGCGGGGATGCCGCCGCCCTCCCGCCCCCCGCCGCGTGAGCGAGCTCCCCGCCGTCCGCTTCCTGCGCACCCTCTGCGCCGCCGTCCTCCGCGAGGCCCCGCCCGCCGAGGCCGCCGCGCGCGCCCACGAGGCGCTGCGCGAGCTCTGGACGTCGCGCCGCTCGCTGGTGCTGGAGGTGCAGTTCACGGGCTTCCTTTCCAAGGGAGAGCGGGTCGGCGCCGTGGAGCCTGCGTTCCTGCGCGGGGCGGGGCAGTTGATCGTGCACCGCGTGAGCCTCGTCGGCTTCACCCCCGATGTGCGCGAGGAGGACCTGGCGACGCTCTTCACGGCCGCCGCCCGCCCGCCCGCCGAGCTGGGTGCCGAAGGGATCGTGGGCGCCATCCGCGCCGCCGCCCCGCGCGGCATCTACGTGAGCACCTCCACGGGCCAGGTCTACAAGCCCGCGCCGGCGCCCTCGCCCGATGTACCCGCGTCGCCGGCTGAGGAAGCCGTTGCGCCGACGATCGAGGCACCGCCCGCATCGTCTGCCGCGCCGCCCCCCGCCGTTGACGTACCGCCGGCCGCCGCTGCAGAGGTGCCGGAGCTGCTCACGGTTGAGGATGCGCCGCCGGTACCTGCCACAGCGGCCGCACCCACGCCCGACTGGAACTCCGGCTTCACGCTGGACCTGGACGACGGCTCGGAGCTGTCCTCGTTCGAGATCATCGACGACGACGTGGTCCTGGCCCCGACGCCCGCGGCGGGAAAAGGCCCGCCCGAGCCGCCGCCCGCCTCGGAAGAGCCGGGCGCGAACGACATGTACCACATCTTCCGCGCGAGCTCCGACCGCGCGGACGAAGACTCGGACACGCTCCCGCGCCGGCTGCGGGAGTCCGAGAACATGGCGCGGTTCGACGACCTGGCCGAGAGCTGCGCCCGGAGCGCGCTGCGCCACCTGCGCGCCGGCGACCACTTTCAGGCCGTCGCCCTCCTCGAAGCTCTCGCCACCGAGGCCGAGCGCACCGACCGCACGCGACTCTTCCGCGAATCCGCGGCGCAGGCGCTGCGCGGCGTCGGCACCGCGGAGAACCTCCCGCACGTCGTCGACCTCCTCCAGTTCGTGGGGAGCGAGCGCGAGCGCGTCCTCGAT encodes:
- a CDS encoding HEAT repeat domain-containing protein; translated protein: MSELPAVRFLRTLCAAVLREAPPAEAAARAHEALRELWTSRRSLVLEVQFTGFLSKGERVGAVEPAFLRGAGQLIVHRVSLVGFTPDVREEDLATLFTAAARPPAELGAEGIVGAIRAAAPRGIYVSTSTGQVYKPAPAPSPDVPASPAEEAVAPTIEAPPASSAAPPPAVDVPPAAAAEVPELLTVEDAPPVPATAAAPTPDWNSGFTLDLDDGSELSSFEIIDDDVVLAPTPAAGKGPPEPPPASEEPGANDMYHIFRASSDRADEDSDTLPRRLRESENMARFDDLAESCARSALRHLRAGDHFQAVALLEALATEAERTDRTRLFRESAAQALRGVGTAENLPHVVDLLQFVGSERERVLDVLFFLGGDALSLLESHLFRTADAEVRRAIFRRLIRAEGAGRPTVTRALADSPTRARTILELVIIPELDAEQAARWTAEAAAHADATVRTDAARTAATLGGRGGLRILVDLLADADRGVRRAALHGLASLKDPAAIPFLTRFLNDSSDDDLQLGAIAALGRTGSAEALPPLLAIVNRRQLFGGRKAKALKLGAIEAIGLTGVPAARDVLASITTGSDADLAAEARRILATLA